A single Curtobacterium sp. MCJR17_020 DNA region contains:
- a CDS encoding TetR/AcrR family transcriptional regulator has protein sequence MTSNDGIGTRGPYAKGVQRRQEILDQTLDVVASRGIDGTSLRAIGDAIGVSHAALRHYFSSREALLVEVLRERDAASDRALGDTAGVFSRLSFVADRNVSEPALVTLYTTLLGASVESGNETAREFFAARFDEARGNLVAQLHDELAASGRHSDADLEQVASLIIAAFDGLQVQWLLDRNVDIAGTLRLLERVL, from the coding sequence GTGACCTCCAACGATGGAATCGGCACCAGGGGCCCCTACGCCAAGGGCGTGCAGCGTCGGCAGGAGATCCTCGACCAGACGCTCGACGTCGTCGCCTCGCGCGGGATCGACGGCACCTCGCTGCGCGCCATCGGCGATGCGATCGGGGTCTCGCACGCGGCGCTCCGGCACTACTTCTCGTCGCGCGAAGCGCTGCTGGTCGAGGTCCTGCGGGAACGCGATGCCGCCTCGGACCGGGCACTCGGCGACACGGCCGGCGTCTTCAGCAGGCTCTCCTTCGTCGCCGACCGGAACGTCAGCGAACCGGCACTCGTGACGCTCTACACGACCCTGCTCGGGGCATCGGTGGAGTCTGGCAACGAGACGGCACGAGAGTTCTTCGCCGCCCGGTTCGACGAGGCACGGGGGAACCTGGTCGCACAACTGCACGATGAGCTCGCGGCGTCGGGGCGGCACTCGGACGCCGACCTCGAGCAGGTGGCGTCGCTCATCATCGCGGCGTTCGACGGGCTGCAGGTGCAGTGGCTGCTGGACCGGAACGTGGACATCGCGGGGACGCTGCGGTTGCTGGAGCGGGTGCTGTAG
- a CDS encoding 5-oxoprolinase subunit PxpA codes for MTTIDLNSDLGEGFGAWTMGDDAAMLDVVSSANIACGFHAGDPTIMLATARAAAERGVAIGAHVAYRDLAGFGRRPVHVTPDELHADVVHQLGAMAATARVAGTAVTYVKPHGALYNTACADPVQAEAVVRAIADVDSSLAVLALPGSELLLAAERHGLRAVAESFADRAYEPDGSLVSRSTPGSVLHDPDEVAARVLRMVTDGVATAVDGSELRVSADSVCVHGDSPGAVAMARAIRSLLTEHGVTIAPFAP; via the coding sequence GTGACGACGATCGACCTGAACAGCGACCTCGGCGAGGGGTTCGGCGCCTGGACGATGGGCGACGACGCCGCGATGCTCGACGTCGTGTCGAGCGCCAACATCGCCTGCGGATTCCACGCCGGCGACCCGACGATCATGCTCGCCACCGCCCGCGCTGCCGCCGAGCGCGGGGTCGCGATCGGTGCGCACGTCGCCTACCGCGACCTCGCCGGCTTCGGTCGCCGTCCGGTGCACGTCACCCCGGACGAACTCCACGCCGACGTCGTGCACCAGCTCGGCGCGATGGCCGCCACCGCACGGGTCGCCGGCACCGCCGTCACCTACGTCAAGCCGCACGGCGCCCTCTACAACACGGCGTGCGCCGACCCGGTCCAGGCCGAGGCCGTGGTCCGGGCGATCGCCGATGTCGACAGCTCGCTCGCGGTGCTCGCGCTGCCGGGTTCCGAACTCCTGCTCGCGGCAGAACGCCACGGGCTCCGCGCGGTCGCGGAGTCCTTCGCCGACCGCGCCTACGAACCCGACGGCTCCCTGGTGTCCCGCAGCACGCCGGGTTCGGTGCTCCACGATCCGGACGAGGTAGCCGCCCGTGTCCTCCGCATGGTCACCGACGGGGTCGCGACCGCCGTCGACGGCTCCGAGCTGCGGGTCAGCGCCGACTCCGTCTGCGTCCACGGCGACTCCCCCGGCGCCGTTGCGATGGCCCGCGCGATCCGGTCGCTGCTGACCGAGCACGGCGTCACGATCGCGCCGTTCGCACCGTGA